Genomic window (Marinobacter fonticola):
CATCGTAGCGGCCTTTGAGGGCCTGAATGGTGCGTTCACGCACATCTTCATGCTGGATACGGCCGACGATGTCGTAAAGCAGGCCTTCACGCAGGGCGCCATCGCTGTAGGTCATGGATTCGATCTCCAATGATTCGAAGGCGGCCAGCAGGATAGCCAGCCCTGAGGGGAAGATGCTCTGGCGGTCCGATCGGATGCCTAGCTCGGCCAGCCGGTCGACGGATCCCATGTCCACGAGGCGCTGGCGCAGCTCCCTTAGAGCGCCGAGGGTGATGGTGCCGTTGGTCAGCTTGAGGTTGACCAAGACCGAGGAGATGGCTTTGATCGACCCGGACGAGCCCACGGCACTTTGCCAACCCAAGGCCCGAAACCGGTGACGAATATTCAGCAGTTCCTGGGCAGCATGGGTGAGGGCCTTGTCCATCTGCTTGCGCTGGATCTTGCCATCGGGGAAATAGCGGTTGCGGAAGGAAACGCAGCCCATGTGCAGGCTTTCCAGCGCCTGGGTTTCGAAGCGTTCGCCGATAATGAACTCGGTACTGCCCCCGCCAATGTCCATAACTAGCCTGCGCCCGGTATCGTCGGACAAGGTGTGGGAGACGCCCAGGTAAATCAGGCGGGCCTCCTCCCGGCCGGCGATAATTTCCACCGGAAAGCCGAGTACCTTTTCGGCACGATCCATGAATTCATAAGCGTTGCGGGCGACCCGTAGCGCATTGGTACCGACGATCTGTACGGCGCCAACCGGCATACCCTGCAAGCGCTGGGCGAATCGCCTCAGGCAGTCCAGCGCGCGGTTCTGGGCCTCTTCGGTCAGGTTGTTCTGGGCATCGAGGCCGGCGCCGAGTTGGACCTTTTCTCCCATTTTTTCAAGGGTTCGGATTTCGCCGTGGATCAAGCGGGCGATAACCATATGGAAACTGTTTGACCCCATATCGATGGCTGCCAACAGCTCGGGCTCGGTGGCGGGGTTGCGGGCCGTCACGTGTCTTGAAATCCTCTTGCCAGGCCGTATATTGTGTGAGGCTCTTCACGGTGAACCGACACTGCGGGTAACTATAAGCCAAACCCCGCCAACCTGTCAGTAACGGATCATGTGCCCGAGTCATAAGAGCTTTCCGGCTGACTGGCATTTCGCGTAAAGTGGGGCTGTGATTTTTGAAGTGGCCGGTCTGGGAGTTGTGGCGTTATGCCGCGCAGAGTCCCAGGTGACGGGTCGAAACGTCTAGGTGCTGCGTGCTGGATATGTACGCTGCCGCAATCAGGAAAATGTAATGAGCGGAAATATCGTAAACGTTACCGACGCATCCTTTGAGCAGGACGTGCTGAAAGCCGACACCCCGGTGCTGGTCGACTACTGGGCCGAGTGGTGTGGTCCGTGCAAAATGATTGCCCCCGTACTGGAGGAAATCGCGGAAGAGTACGAAGGCAAGCTGAAAATCTGCAAGCTCAACATCGACGAGAACGAGCAGACGCCGCCCAAGTTCAATATCCGTGGCATTCCCACGCTGATGCTGTTCAAAAATGGCAACGTGGACGCCACCAAGGTCGGGGCGCTGTCCAAGTCCCAGCTGGCCGCATTCCTCGACAGCAATCTCTGATCTGTCGGTAAAGCGGAATAAACGCTGATAAAGGGCCATCTCCCAACTAGGAGGTGGCCCTTTTTTATCGTTTCTTGGATTTATCGTTTATTGGAAAGTTGGCTCGGTTAATCCTGTGCTGGAAGGGTGCGCACGTATGTCTGACGCGACATTCCGTGAAAACTGCTGCGGATTGATTCTCGCCGGAGGACGAGCGCGCCGTTTGGGTGGCGTGGAGAAGGGGCTGGCGCTGTGGCAGGGCCATCCCTTGGTCGCCTACGCCCGAGAGGCGCTTCGGCCTCATTGCGCGGTAATCGCGATCAGCGCGAATCGTCAGTTGGAGGACTACCGGCACTGGGCAGATGTCGTGGTCAATGACGAGGAAGGCTTCGGCGATACGGGGCCACTCGCCGGCCTGCTGGCTGGGATGCAGCACGCCCGGGCGCTTGGCATGAGCGGTGTGCTAGTCATGCCGTGCGACACGCCAGGCGTGTCGGCAGCGGTCATCGAGCAACTGGCGACCACTGCCGCCGTTGATGCGCAACGGCTTGTGCTGGCTCGAGTCGAACGACGTCCGCAGCCACTGCACGGTTACTATCCGGTGGCGCTGGTGGAGGATTTGACGAGCTATCTCAAAAGCGGCGAACGTAAAGTCATGGATTTCGCCGGTCGCCAAGATACGCTGTATTTGGATCTGCCAGTTTCTTCCGAGGTTTTCCGCAATCTGAATACGCCGGAAGACTGGCGAGTCTAGTATTAGGGCACTCGCAGGTTTACGCCTTGCGCCAACCCTCCGCTTTTTCCCGGTCGCTGGCTTTCTGGTCAACCCAGTGAGACTCGCCGTCGGCGGTGATTTCCTTCTTCCAGAACGGCGCAGTGGTTTTCAGGGCATCCATCAGGAATTCGCAAGCCGCGAAAGCATCCTGGCGGTGAGCACTGGAAACGCCAACAAAGACAATGCGATCGCCCAGCGGCAAATGCCCGACCCGGTGAATAACTCGTGCCTCGTCGATCGTCCAGCGGACGCGAGCTTGTTCGATCAGGCCGGCGATGACGCCTTCGGTCATGCCCGGGTAGTGTTCGAGAAAAAGCGCCGCCACGTCTTGGCGGTCGCCATGGTCCCGGACCAAGCCCGTGAAGGTGGCGAGGGCGCCGGAGCGGCCGTTGTTTTCCAAAGCGGCGATTTCCGCGCCGACATCGAAGTCTTCAGTCTGAATGCGGATCATAAAGGAACCTTAGCCTCCCGTTACCGGCGGGAACAGCGCCACCTCGTCACCTGGACTCAGCGGGTGGAGCGGCTTGACCATCGTTTGGTTAACTGCGGCCAACACCGGGCGGTCGCCTTCGAGGATATCCCAGGGAGCGCCGCGAGTGGCGAGATCGCCAATCAGGTCGGCAACGGTGGCGCCTTCGCGCAAAGGCAAAGTGAGTTCGTCCGTACCCAGGCTCTCGCGCAGGCGGGCGAAGAATTTCACTGTAACGGTCGGATCGGATTGCGGTACGTCGGTCATCATCAACCCAGCAAATCATTGAACGAGTAAAAATCGAGGAGGTCGCCCCGAGCCACGGTCCGGTCTTCCGGAACCACGGCCAGGCCCTCGGCCCAGCAGGCGGAGCTTAGCATACCCGAACTCTGGTTGGGGTGAGCTTCGATCCAGCCCTGTTTCTCGATTTCGACACGCCGTGCCCGTACGAATTCCCGGCGCGGGGAAGGATGTTCCACTGTAAAATTGGCGGGTAAACGATAAGCTGAGGGCGTCCCGGTCAATCGGCCTTGCTGGCGACGGAGGAAGGGTGCCGCCAGAATCAGGAACGTCACCATTACGGCCGCCGGATTGCCGGGTAGCCCCATCATCGGCGTGCCATTGACTGAACCGAAGGCCAGAGGCTTGCCGGGTTTCAGTGCCAGACGCCAAAGCGTTACTTCCCCCCGGGTTTCCATCGCTGCGCGTACGTGATCCTCTTCGCCAACGGATACGCCGCCGCTGGATAGGATCAGGTCGGCCTTGGCGCTGGCTTGATCAAGGGCGGCCAGTGTATCGGCGTAAGTGTCGGCGACATCGCCCAGGTCGATCATGTCGCAATGCATCTGTTGCAGCAGGGCGCTCAGCGTAAACCGGTTGGTATTGTAGATTTTGCCCGGCGGCAGCGGGTCGCCGGGAGGGACGAGCTCATTGCCAGTAGTGAGTATCGCTACCCGGACTTTGCGGCGGACGGTGACTTCGGCAATCCCTAGGGATGCAAGGAGGCCGAGCTCTTGCGCCCGCAAGCGCGTACCGGCTTCAAGAGCGGTGCTGCCGGCCCTGAGGTCCTGTCCTCGGGGGCGAATATTCTGTCTCGCCTCTGGCTGTTGCGGGGTGGTGATGCGTTCATCTACGCGCTCGACGTTTTCTTGCATCAGCACCGCGTCGGCGCCATCCGGAATGGCGGCACCGGTAAAGATGCGTGCGGCGGTACCCGGCTCCAGCGCAGCCGGTGCTTTGCCGGCCGGAATGCGCTGGCTGATCGGCAGCGGTTGACGAGCTAGGTCGCCGATACGGATGGCATAGCCGTCTACGGCACTGTTATCCGCGGGCGGTACATCGGCAGGAACCTCGGTGGTATTCGCCAGAATGCGGCCCAGTGCTTGAGTCAGCGGTAAAGACTCGGTGCCCTCGACAGGCTTTGCGCGCGGCAGCAGGCGCTCCAATGCTTCTTCAAGGCCGGTGAGGCCTTCAGTCGGTCTCATGGGTGGCTCCGGTATCCAGCGGTTCGTCCAGACGATGCAGCGCTCGCGGAGGCTTGCGGTTGACCAGGGCCGCGAAATTGCAGGGGGCGTGACGATTGTCCAGCTGTTCGCGCAGAATTTTGTCCCAACCCAGGGTGCAGGCGCCGGTAGAGCCTGGCAAGCAGAAGATTACGGTGTGGTTGGACAGGCCGCCGAAGGCCCGGGACTGGATGGTAGACGAGCCGATCTCCTCGGCCGATAGCCGCCGGAATTCCTCGCCGAAACCGTCGATGGTCTTGTCGAACAACGGACGCACCGCTTCCGGTGTGCTGTCCCGTTCGTGAAAGCCGGTGCCGCCGGTGATCAGAATGACTTGGATGCGGCTGTCGGCGACCCAGTGGGCGATCAGCGCGCGAATCAGGTAGATGTCGTCCGGCAGCAAACGGCGGACGAGTACCTGGTGACCGGCCACGTTGGCTTGGTCGGTCAGATACTGGCCGGAGGTGTCCTCTGCCGGGCCGCGACTATCGGAGACGGTCAAAATAGCGATATTGAGTGGCTTGAACGTGTTGGAGTTGTTCATCGGTCAGGAAATTCCACTACAGTTTGAGGATATTTATGCGGAAAGACACGCGAGTGACTTGCCACTGCCTGAAAAAAACGCTATACCGTAACCTCGTGCCTAGCGGTGAGCTGCGTCGATTATTTTCAACGATGACAAGATAACGCATCTTCACTGGCTCTATACAATGGATAGCGCATCGATACGCCTGTTAAAGAGTATCCTGTTGTCACCGCAATTTTGGAAGGGGTGGTAATGGCCAAAGTTGTTGCTATAATGGCCGGCACGTTTACACGCTTCCATTAAAAAGCCGTCTTGGCGCCCGCCTCACGGTTTCTGTCCCGATTTTTAAAAGCATCACGTTATACGTCCAGGAGTGTTTCTCCTGTCTTCGCAAACCTGATTGATATTCCATTCCGATTCGTCAAATAAAATATGAACCTTACTGAACTCAAGCAGAAACCCGTTCCCGAGCTGTTGGATACTGCCCTGGAAATGGGGCTCGACAATCTCGCCCGTTCTCGCAAGCAGGACGTCATTTTCTCGATCCTGAAGAAGCACGCTAAAAGCGGCGAGGACATATACGGCGACGGCGTGCTGGAGATTCTCCAGGACGGCTTTGGCTTTCTCCGCTCCGCCGATGCCTCTTACCTGGCGGGGCCCGACGATATTTATGTGTCGCCCAGCCAGATTCGCCGTTTCAACCTGCGCACCGGCGACACCGTTGCCGGCAAGATCCGGCCGCCGAAAGACGGCGAGCGTTATTTCGCGCTGCTCAAAGTTAACGAGATCAACTTTGACAAGCCGGACAACGCCCGCAACAAAATCCTGTTTGAGAACCTCACACCGCTGTTCCCGGATGAGCGTCTGTCGCTTGAAGCCGGTAACGGCAGTACCGAGGATCTCTCTTCGCGGGTTCTGGACCTGGTCTCTCCGATTGGCAAGGGTCAGCGCGGCCTGATCGTCTCCCCGCCCAAGGCGGGTAAGACGCTGTTGATGCAGAACATCGCGCAGTCGATCACCCGCAACAGTCCCGAGTGTCACGTGATGGTGCTGCTGATCGACGAGCGGCCGGAAGAGGTCACCGAGATGCAGCGCACCGTGCGCGGCGAAGTGATCGCTTCCACCTTCGACGAGCCACCGGCCCGTCACGTGCAGGTGGCGGAAATGGTGATCGAAAAGGCCAAGCGCCTGGTCGAACACAAAAAGGACGTGGTGATCCTGCTCGACTCCATTACCCGTCTGGCCCGTGCCTACAACACGGTGATCCCGTCCTCCGGCAAGGTACTGACCGGTGGTGTGGATGCCCACGCACTGGAGAAACCCAAGCGTTTCTTCGGTGCCGCGCGTAACGTCGAGGAAGGGGGCAGTCTGACCATCCTCGCCACGGCGCTGGTGGACACCGGCTCCAAGATGGACGAAGTCATCTACGAGGAGTTCAAGGGCACCGGTAACATGGAAGTCCACTTGGACCGCCGTATTGCCGAGAAGCGCATCTACCCGGCGATGAACATCCGTCGCTCCGGCACCCGTCGCGAGGACCTGTTGATGGCCGAGGCGGATATCCAGCGCGTCTGGATCCTGCGCAAGCTGTTGCACTCCATGGATGACGACTCCGCGGCGTTGGAATTCCTGTTGGACAAGTTGCGCGATACCAAGACCAACGACGAGTTCTTCCTGTCCATGAAGAAGCGCTGATCGCGCCTGTACCCATCCGTGACGTTTACGGGCGTCCGGATGGGACGTTCCTGCTCCACACCCGTACACCTGAGTGCCTCCCTCCAAGGTTCCAATAGGCCAGGACTGCCTCATGAAATACGACGACCTGCGTGACTTCATTGACCAGCTGGAGAAGCTGGGCGAGCTCAAACGCATCAAAGCCGAAGTCGATCCCTACCTGGAAATGACCGAGATTTGCGACCGTACTCTGCGTGCGGGCGGGCCGGCCTTATTGTTCGAGAACCCCAAGGGATACGATATACCCGTGCTCGGCAACCTATTCGGTACGCCGAAGCGGGTGGCGCTGGGCATGGGCCAGGCGGATGTGGAGAGCTTGCGGGAGGTGGGTAAGCTGCTGGCCTTCCTCAAGGAGCCGGACCCGCCCAAGGGCTTCAAGGACGCCTGGGAAAAGCTGCCGATTTTCCGCCAGGTGATGCAGATGGGCCCCAAGGTGCGTCGCTCCGCGCCTTGCCAGGATGTGGTGATCCAAAAGGATGAGGTGGATCTCTACAAGTTGCCCATCCAGCATTGCTGGCCAGGGGACGCGGGTCCGCTTGTGACCTGGCCGCTCGTGATTACGCGCGGACCTTATAAGGAACGGCAGAACCTGGGCATCTATCGCCAGCAGTTGATTGGCCGCAACCGACTGATCATGCGTTGGCTCAGCCATCGTGGCGGGGCATTGGATTTTCAGGAGTGGCAGAAGGCGCATCCCGGCGAGCCCTATCCTGTGGCCGTTGCGCTTGGTGCCGACCCCGCCACTATTCTCGGCGCGGTGACACCGGTGCCCGACTCACTTTCCGAATACGCCTTTGCCGGGTTGCTGCGGGGCAGCCGAACCGAGCTGGTCCAGGCGCAACTGTCCGACCTGCAAGTGCCGGCCAGCGCGGAAATCGTGCTGGAGGGCTTTATCTACCCGGACGACACCGCGCCGGAAGGCCCTTTCGGCGACCACACCGGCTATTACAACGAAGTGGAAAGCTTCCCGGTCTTCACCGTGGAGCGTATTACTCATCGCAAGAATCCGATCTACCACAGTACCTACACGGGTCGCCCCCCGGACGAGCCCGCGATTCTCGGCCTGGCTCTGAATGAGGTGTTCGTGCCGATCCTGCAGAAGCAGTTTCCCGAGATCGTGGATTTCTACCTGCCGCCGGAAGGCTGCTCCTACCGCATGGCAGTGGTGACCATGCGCAAGCAGTATGCCGGCCATGCCAAACGTGTGATGATGGGCGTATGGTCGTTCCTGCGGCAGTTTATGTATACCAAGTTCGTGATCGTGACCGATGACGACGTGAACGCCAGGGACTGGAAAGACGTGATCTGGGCTATCACCACGCGGATGGACCCGGTCAGGGACACTACGATGGTTGAGAATACCCCCATCGATTACCTGGATTTCGCCTCGCCGGTGGCCGGCCTGGGCTCGAAAATGGGCCTGGATGCCACTACCAAATGGCCGGGTGAGACTGACCGGGAGTGGGGCACCCCCATTGCCATGGCTCCTGACGTGAAGCAGCGGGTCGACGAGATCTGGTCGAGCCTGGGCATCGATGAAAGCCAAGACTGAAGACAGGCTAACAGTCTTAATCGAACCGGCTGGCCTGACCTTCCCGGCGTCAGCGTCGGACGATCTACTGACTGCGGCCCGCCGGGCAGGCATTGCGGTACGTTGGTCGTGCCGCAACGGCGTATGCGAGCTATGCGAAGCCCGGCTTAAACAGGGGCAGGTGGTTAACACCCGCACCCGCAATACTGAATCCCCGCCCGCAACCATTATGCTGTGCCGATGCCAGCCATGCGGGCCGATTGAACTGGAGATCGAGGAGGTTATGGCCGCAGGTTCTTACACGCCGCAACAGGTGCTGGCCAAGGTGGCGGATATCACGCCGCTGAATCACGATGTGTTTCGCGTCAGCCTGGAATTGCCGCGGCGCCGCGATATCGGTTTTCATGCCGGCCAGTACCTGTCCGTGCGTTTGCCGGGCGCCGATCCGGCGTATTTCTCCATTGCCAGTAGTCCCAACGACTCCGCCATCGAGCTGCATGTGCAGGCGGCAACGGATTGGGCATCGGCTCAGCGTGTCATGGATACGCTCCGCGAAGACGGTCAGGTTGTGCTAGAGCTGCCCCACGGCAAAGCCTGCCTGGCTTCGATGCCGGCTAAACCCCTGCTGCTGATTGCGGCGGGCACCGGTTTTGCCCAGATGAAAAGTATCGTCGAGTATCTGCGTAACCACGGAATGTCTCAGACCGTACATCTATATTGGGGCGTTCGCCGCCATGAGGACATGTATCTGCGCTCCCTGGCCCAGCAATGGCACGAACAATGGCCGGAGTTCTCGTTTCTGCCAGTAGTCGGCGACGACGAGGACAACGACTGGAGCGGCCACCACGACCAACTGGTCAGGGCGGTCCTGGCTGGAGGCCATGACTGGGCTAATGTCGACGTCATGGTCAGCGGCTC
Coding sequences:
- a CDS encoding 2Fe-2S iron-sulfur cluster-binding protein, yielding MKAKTEDRLTVLIEPAGLTFPASASDDLLTAARRAGIAVRWSCRNGVCELCEARLKQGQVVNTRTRNTESPPATIMLCRCQPCGPIELEIEEVMAAGSYTPQQVLAKVADITPLNHDVFRVSLELPRRRDIGFHAGQYLSVRLPGADPAYFSIASSPNDSAIELHVQAATDWASAQRVMDTLREDGQVVLELPHGKACLASMPAKPLLLIAAGTGFAQMKSIVEYLRNHGMSQTVHLYWGVRRHEDMYLRSLAQQWHEQWPEFSFLPVVGDDEDNDWSGHHDQLVRAVLAGGHDWANVDVMVSGSPPMVYTLMDALVEAGLPAAAFYSDVLEYAPRA
- the moaE gene encoding molybdopterin synthase catalytic subunit MoaE codes for the protein MIRIQTEDFDVGAEIAALENNGRSGALATFTGLVRDHGDRQDVAALFLEHYPGMTEGVIAGLIEQARVRWTIDEARVIHRVGHLPLGDRIVFVGVSSAHRQDAFAACEFLMDALKTTAPFWKKEITADGESHWVDQKASDREKAEGWRKA
- the ppx gene encoding exopolyphosphatase — encoded protein: MGSNSFHMVIARLIHGEIRTLEKMGEKVQLGAGLDAQNNLTEEAQNRALDCLRRFAQRLQGMPVGAVQIVGTNALRVARNAYEFMDRAEKVLGFPVEIIAGREEARLIYLGVSHTLSDDTGRRLVMDIGGGSTEFIIGERFETQALESLHMGCVSFRNRYFPDGKIQRKQMDKALTHAAQELLNIRHRFRALGWQSAVGSSGSIKAISSVLVNLKLTNGTITLGALRELRQRLVDMGSVDRLAELGIRSDRQSIFPSGLAILLAAFESLEIESMTYSDGALREGLLYDIVGRIQHEDVRERTIQALKGRYDVDDAHAAAVEETALMGFRQVADAWDINTEYDEELLRWACRLHEIGLTISHSQYHKHGAYLLRYSDLSGFAQQTQQSLATLVRGHRRKFSSAVFEDCDPDDVPRLQRLCILLRLAVLLQHPRNMDQPAGFKVVVNGKSELTVSFAEGWLNERPLTLADLENEREYLARQKFVLNVS
- a CDS encoding molybdopterin molybdotransferase MoeA; this translates as MRPTEGLTGLEEALERLLPRAKPVEGTESLPLTQALGRILANTTEVPADVPPADNSAVDGYAIRIGDLARQPLPISQRIPAGKAPAALEPGTAARIFTGAAIPDGADAVLMQENVERVDERITTPQQPEARQNIRPRGQDLRAGSTALEAGTRLRAQELGLLASLGIAEVTVRRKVRVAILTTGNELVPPGDPLPPGKIYNTNRFTLSALLQQMHCDMIDLGDVADTYADTLAALDQASAKADLILSSGGVSVGEEDHVRAAMETRGEVTLWRLALKPGKPLAFGSVNGTPMMGLPGNPAAVMVTFLILAAPFLRRQQGRLTGTPSAYRLPANFTVEHPSPRREFVRARRVEIEKQGWIEAHPNQSSGMLSSACWAEGLAVVPEDRTVARGDLLDFYSFNDLLG
- the mobA gene encoding molybdenum cofactor guanylyltransferase MobA codes for the protein MSDATFRENCCGLILAGGRARRLGGVEKGLALWQGHPLVAYAREALRPHCAVIAISANRQLEDYRHWADVVVNDEEGFGDTGPLAGLLAGMQHARALGMSGVLVMPCDTPGVSAAVIEQLATTAAVDAQRLVLARVERRPQPLHGYYPVALVEDLTSYLKSGERKVMDFAGRQDTLYLDLPVSSEVFRNLNTPEDWRV
- the moaB gene encoding molybdenum cofactor biosynthesis protein B is translated as MNNSNTFKPLNIAILTVSDSRGPAEDTSGQYLTDQANVAGHQVLVRRLLPDDIYLIRALIAHWVADSRIQVILITGGTGFHERDSTPEAVRPLFDKTIDGFGEEFRRLSAEEIGSSTIQSRAFGGLSNHTVIFCLPGSTGACTLGWDKILREQLDNRHAPCNFAALVNRKPPRALHRLDEPLDTGATHETD
- the trxA gene encoding thioredoxin TrxA, with the translated sequence MSGNIVNVTDASFEQDVLKADTPVLVDYWAEWCGPCKMIAPVLEEIAEEYEGKLKICKLNIDENEQTPPKFNIRGIPTLMLFKNGNVDATKVGALSKSQLAAFLDSNL
- the rho gene encoding transcription termination factor Rho, with the translated sequence MNLTELKQKPVPELLDTALEMGLDNLARSRKQDVIFSILKKHAKSGEDIYGDGVLEILQDGFGFLRSADASYLAGPDDIYVSPSQIRRFNLRTGDTVAGKIRPPKDGERYFALLKVNEINFDKPDNARNKILFENLTPLFPDERLSLEAGNGSTEDLSSRVLDLVSPIGKGQRGLIVSPPKAGKTLLMQNIAQSITRNSPECHVMVLLIDERPEEVTEMQRTVRGEVIASTFDEPPARHVQVAEMVIEKAKRLVEHKKDVVILLDSITRLARAYNTVIPSSGKVLTGGVDAHALEKPKRFFGAARNVEEGGSLTILATALVDTGSKMDEVIYEEFKGTGNMEVHLDRRIAEKRIYPAMNIRRSGTRREDLLMAEADIQRVWILRKLLHSMDDDSAALEFLLDKLRDTKTNDEFFLSMKKR
- the moaD gene encoding molybdopterin converting factor subunit 1: MMTDVPQSDPTVTVKFFARLRESLGTDELTLPLREGATVADLIGDLATRGAPWDILEGDRPVLAAVNQTMVKPLHPLSPGDEVALFPPVTGG
- the ubiD gene encoding 4-hydroxy-3-polyprenylbenzoate decarboxylase: MKYDDLRDFIDQLEKLGELKRIKAEVDPYLEMTEICDRTLRAGGPALLFENPKGYDIPVLGNLFGTPKRVALGMGQADVESLREVGKLLAFLKEPDPPKGFKDAWEKLPIFRQVMQMGPKVRRSAPCQDVVIQKDEVDLYKLPIQHCWPGDAGPLVTWPLVITRGPYKERQNLGIYRQQLIGRNRLIMRWLSHRGGALDFQEWQKAHPGEPYPVAVALGADPATILGAVTPVPDSLSEYAFAGLLRGSRTELVQAQLSDLQVPASAEIVLEGFIYPDDTAPEGPFGDHTGYYNEVESFPVFTVERITHRKNPIYHSTYTGRPPDEPAILGLALNEVFVPILQKQFPEIVDFYLPPEGCSYRMAVVTMRKQYAGHAKRVMMGVWSFLRQFMYTKFVIVTDDDVNARDWKDVIWAITTRMDPVRDTTMVENTPIDYLDFASPVAGLGSKMGLDATTKWPGETDREWGTPIAMAPDVKQRVDEIWSSLGIDESQD